Proteins from a single region of Acidovorax sp. NCPPB 3576:
- the leuD gene encoding 3-isopropylmalate dehydratase small subunit, which produces MQKFTLHQGLVAPMDRENVDTDAIIPKQFLKSIKKTGFGVNLFDEWRYLDHGEPGQDPESRKPNPDFVLNQPRYAGASILLARKNFGCGSSREHAPWALDQYGFRAVIAPSFADIFFNNCFKNGLLPIVLPEATVARLFDEVHAFPGYQLTIDLERQVIVRQNRDEAVGEEIPFEVNAFRKYCLLNGFDDIGLTLRQSDKIKAFEAQRLTTKPWLAHTMAG; this is translated from the coding sequence ATGCAGAAATTCACTCTCCACCAAGGCCTCGTGGCCCCCATGGACCGCGAGAACGTCGATACCGACGCCATCATTCCGAAGCAGTTCCTCAAGTCGATCAAGAAGACCGGCTTCGGTGTGAACCTGTTCGACGAGTGGCGCTACCTGGACCACGGCGAGCCGGGCCAGGACCCCGAAAGCCGCAAGCCCAACCCCGACTTCGTGCTCAACCAGCCCCGCTACGCCGGCGCGTCCATCCTGCTGGCGCGCAAGAATTTCGGCTGCGGATCGAGCCGCGAGCATGCGCCCTGGGCGCTGGACCAATACGGCTTTCGCGCCGTGATCGCGCCCAGCTTCGCGGACATCTTCTTCAACAACTGCTTCAAGAACGGCCTGCTGCCCATCGTGCTGCCCGAGGCCACCGTGGCACGGCTGTTCGACGAGGTGCACGCCTTTCCCGGCTACCAGCTCACCATCGATCTGGAGCGCCAGGTGATCGTGCGCCAGAACCGCGACGAGGCCGTGGGCGAAGAGATTCCGTTCGAGGTGAACGCCTTCCGCAAATATTGCCTGCTCAACGGGTTCGACGACATCGGCCTGACCCTGCGGCAGTCCGACAAGATCAAGGCGTTCGAGGCCCAGCGCCTGACCACCAAGCCCTGGCTGGCCCACACCATGGCGGGCTGA
- a CDS encoding entericidin A/B family lipoprotein — MALACLLAGCNTVKGMGQDVQRAGNAIERAAK, encoded by the coding sequence CTGGCGCTGGCCTGCCTGCTGGCTGGCTGCAACACCGTCAAGGGCATGGGCCAGGACGTGCAACGCGCCGGCAATGCCATCGAACGGGCCGCCAAATGA